A genomic region of Gadus macrocephalus chromosome 5, ASM3116895v1 contains the following coding sequences:
- the LOC132457946 gene encoding coiled-coil domain-containing protein 9B, whose amino-acid sequence MERPTPSDVMLKRDHERDTDLDKKIEALRRKNAVLMRRYQEVEEDKKMAEEDVVSPQGRKGKADDLSITISKSASESRVVVAKRCAVGGQPGAGPSRTGEGSLPGCGRGRKKQLTVTMAGKKGKRVVSERAEPGPPGDGVRGPDQDPPAQGGDAAGGAKHAHHASSKRGPAAMQECEVAPPCTDLTVPTSPEELQDYLCWKRDRERIDRERVARHKNAKGQWRRAWDADKSESMFSDKCLPEKERGPTSRGGRNARRAHPRTHLQEPQGPVRDKVKDKGPKGVPGVSSKAQGVDRLTGRARRWDADEAGEPAQSTDTSLEELLEELDASSEPEDKEEDDANDQGGERKDRDPPKGKTFPGPEVIPSGVVPGGPASEGPERSGGSPAAGGGRPRTKNGAVSCPRGPEKRVRFSEELIKGAERPTASTGPAVPQPPLPREGGEVAVVGEAGEVGERGEVAEVGEASSSSRRTHRESADPQSPAPGPTDGAQPVVPQPVVPQPVVPQPVVPQPVVPQPVVPQPVVPQPVVPQPVVPQQVPSLTELGEQSSDAPPEQCGGCRPESPEGPTQHAKCNISNRNTEERIEGLSVLSLESRDTCSKAATNTDKARENGKIV is encoded by the exons ATGGAAAGACCT ACCCCGAGCGACGTGATGCTCAAGCGGGACCATGAGCGAGACACGGACCTGGATAAGAAGATCGAGGCCCTCCGCAGGAAGAACGCAGTTCTCATGAGGAGGTACCAG gaggtggaggaagacaagaagatggcggaggaggaCGTCGTGAGCCCGCAGGGCCGCAAGGGCAAGGCCGACGACCtcagcatcaccatcagcaagtccgccagt GAGAGTCGCGTGGTGGTGGCCAAGCGGTGTGCGGTGGGGGGGCAGCCGGGAGCGGGGCCCAGCCGGACCGGGGAGGGGTCCCTACCGGGCTGCGGGCGGGGTCGCAAGAAGCAGCTCACGGTCACCATGGCCGGGAAGAAG GGGAAGAGGGTGGTGAGcgagagggcggagccaggaccGCCAGGGGACGGAGTGAGGGGGCCCGACCAGGACCCACCAGCCCAGGGCGGCGACGCGGCAGGCGGAGCCAAACACGCCCACCACGCCTCATCAAAGAGGGGCCCCGCTGCCATGCAG GAGTGCGAGGTCGCGCCGCCGTGCACGGACCTCACCGTGCCAACCTCCCCGGAGGAGCTGCAGGACTACTTGTGCTGGAAGCGCGACCGGGAGCGCATCGACCGGGAGCGCGTGGCGCGCCACAAGAACGCCAAGGGCCAGTGGAGGCGGGCGTGGGACGCGGACAAATCGGAGAGCAT GTTTTCTGACAAGTGTCTTCCTGAGAAGGAGCGCGGCCCAACCAGCAGAG GTGGGAGGAACGCACGGAGAGCCCATCCCAGGACACATCTCCAGGAGCCACAGG GCCCCGTGAGGGACAAAGTCAAAGACAAGGGCCCCAAAGGCGTTCCGGGGGTGAGCAGCAAAGCCCAGGGCGTGGACCGCCTGACAGGGCGGGCCCGGAG ATGGGATGCCGACGAGGCAGGGGAGCCAgcgcag TCCACCGACACAAGCTTGGAAGAACTCCTGGAAGAACTCGATGCCTCGAGCGAGCCCGAAGACAAAGAGGAGGACGACGCCAATGATCAGGGTGGAGAGCGCAAAGACAGGGACCCCCCAAAGGGGAAGACTTTCCCCGGCCCAGAGGTGATCCCCTCCGGGGTGGTCCCGGGCGGTCCGGCCTCTGAGGGGCCGGAGCGGAGCGGTGGGTCCCCCGCGGCTGGGGGTGGGCGGCCCCGGACGAAGAACGGGGCGGTCTCCTGCCCCAGAGGACCGGAGAAGAGGGTCCGCTTCTCCGAGGAGCTCATCAAGGGGGCGGAGCGCCCCACAGCCTCCACGGGGCCCGccgtcccccaaccccccctccctcgagaggggggtgaggtggctgtggtgggggaggcg ggggaggtgggtgagaggggggaggtggcaGAGGTGGGGGAGGCTTCATCTTCCAGCAGAAGAACCCACCGGGAGTCTGCCGATCCCCAGAGTCCTGCTCCGGGACCCACCGACGGAGCGCAGCCTGTTGTCCCGCAGCCTGTTGTCCCGCAGCCTGTTGTCCCGCAGCCTGTTGTCCCGCAGCCTGTTGTCCCGCAGCCTGTTGTCCCGCAGCCTGTTGTCCCGCAGCCTGTTGTCCCGCAGCCTGTTGTCCCGCAGCAGGTCCCCTCCCTGACGGAACTTGGAGAACAGAGCAGCGACGCCCCCCCTGAGCAGTGTGGGGGGTGTCGTCCGGAGAGCCCAGAGGGACCCACCCAACACGCCAAGTGCAATATCAGCAACAGGAACACAG AGGAGCGCATAGAAGGTCTCTCCGTGCTGAGCTTGGAGTCGAGGGACACGTGTTCAAAAGCCGCCACCAACACTGACAAG GCAAGAGAGAACGGGAAAATTGTCTGA